In Sphingobium amiense, a genomic segment contains:
- a CDS encoding xanthine dehydrogenase family protein molybdopterin-binding subunit, giving the protein MTRRQFVLQSVVLGGGLAIGMRVLPESAAANVGDPAAGDIEMSAWLAIAPTGTVILQTPKGEAGNGTNSSMVLYLSEELGCDPTKVKLEPAQVRRDFRENKVYSRPGGHETWFAGRSNELREVVQQVGASARERLKAAAAAQWNVPAADLVSKDNAILDPASGRRLGYGELAAAAAAITLSKEPAIKPPSAWTLMGKRSVKQLNAASKVDGSGIYGIDFHMPGMLYAAVRHAPVQGARLRSFDAAAVNSMPGVVTVIALGPEHDTSTPVTFQSRLRAAVVVVADHYWNARKALDALPVEWDEGDLATASSTGYRDQYLARLDTPGKVAKSVGDVPAAMKTARTVVEATYESPYLEHAPMEPLNATAHVTADRVDLWLSTQQQENARMVAAEESGLSEDRIFVHPMMVGGQFGRRNHNDEVRQAVAVAKAVGRPVKLIWAREEMMRQGRYRPNAITKFQAGLGPDGLPTAWFVRQAGHSFQLQQDPNFTGFDVIAMRPLSTENEYSIDNILVEFHPMVTNVMAHSFRGSGAGFQLESFVDEVAHAGGTDPVELRRWLLRNAKDPGWLKVLNEVAEKADWGKPLPKGRAQGIAIILDHGNINAQIAEVSVTPQGDLTVHSIDVAFDCGHVINPDGVRAQMEGGILFGLSNALHEEITIEKGRVVQGNFDDYPLLRINEACEVRVHFGGNSGGDKCAPCGEAPVPPVTPAVCNAIFRATGKRVRSFPLSRHDLRWS; this is encoded by the coding sequence ATGACCCGGCGCCAGTTCGTCCTTCAATCCGTCGTCCTCGGCGGCGGACTGGCGATCGGCATGCGCGTGCTGCCCGAAAGCGCCGCCGCCAATGTCGGCGATCCCGCCGCCGGCGATATCGAGATGAGCGCCTGGCTTGCGATCGCGCCGACCGGGACGGTGATCCTTCAGACGCCGAAGGGCGAGGCGGGCAACGGCACCAACAGCTCCATGGTGCTGTATCTCAGCGAAGAACTGGGGTGCGATCCGACCAAGGTGAAACTGGAACCGGCGCAGGTCCGCCGGGACTTCCGGGAAAACAAGGTCTACTCACGGCCTGGCGGCCATGAAACATGGTTTGCCGGCCGATCGAACGAATTGCGCGAAGTGGTCCAGCAGGTCGGCGCCAGCGCCCGCGAGCGGCTGAAGGCCGCCGCCGCCGCGCAATGGAATGTCCCGGCCGCCGATCTCGTCTCGAAGGACAATGCGATCCTCGACCCCGCGTCGGGACGCCGGCTTGGCTATGGCGAACTGGCTGCCGCGGCCGCAGCGATCACGCTGTCGAAGGAGCCGGCGATCAAACCCCCGAGCGCATGGACCCTGATGGGCAAGCGGTCGGTCAAGCAACTCAATGCCGCATCGAAGGTCGATGGATCGGGCATCTATGGCATAGATTTCCACATGCCGGGCATGCTCTACGCGGCGGTCCGCCATGCGCCCGTACAAGGCGCAAGATTACGGTCGTTCGACGCGGCGGCGGTGAACTCCATGCCGGGCGTCGTAACCGTGATCGCGCTCGGGCCGGAGCACGACACGTCGACGCCCGTTACGTTCCAAAGCCGGTTGCGGGCTGCCGTCGTCGTGGTCGCCGACCATTATTGGAACGCCCGCAAGGCGCTCGACGCCCTGCCGGTGGAATGGGACGAGGGCGATCTCGCCACCGCCAGCAGCACCGGCTATCGCGATCAATATCTGGCGAGGCTCGATACGCCGGGCAAGGTCGCGAAATCGGTCGGCGATGTGCCGGCTGCCATGAAAACCGCGCGGACCGTGGTGGAGGCGACCTATGAATCGCCCTATCTGGAACATGCGCCCATGGAGCCGCTCAACGCGACGGCCCACGTCACCGCAGATCGCGTCGATCTATGGCTCTCCACCCAACAGCAGGAGAATGCCCGGATGGTCGCGGCGGAAGAATCCGGCCTCAGCGAAGACAGGATTTTCGTCCACCCGATGATGGTCGGCGGGCAGTTCGGACGGCGCAACCATAATGACGAAGTCCGGCAGGCGGTGGCGGTCGCCAAGGCCGTCGGCAGGCCGGTTAAACTCATCTGGGCGCGGGAGGAAATGATGCGGCAGGGCCGCTATCGCCCGAACGCGATCACGAAATTCCAGGCCGGGCTCGGTCCCGACGGACTGCCAACCGCCTGGTTCGTCCGACAGGCCGGCCACAGCTTCCAGTTGCAGCAGGACCCGAATTTCACCGGCTTCGACGTCATCGCCATGCGCCCGCTCTCGACCGAGAATGAATATAGCATCGACAATATACTGGTCGAATTTCACCCGATGGTGACGAATGTCATGGCCCACAGCTTCCGTGGGTCGGGGGCGGGTTTCCAGCTCGAATCCTTCGTCGATGAGGTCGCCCATGCCGGCGGCACGGACCCTGTGGAACTGCGGCGCTGGCTGCTGCGCAACGCCAAGGACCCGGGCTGGCTCAAGGTGCTGAACGAAGTCGCGGAAAAGGCCGACTGGGGCAAGCCGTTGCCCAAGGGGCGTGCGCAGGGCATCGCCATTATCCTCGACCATGGCAACATCAATGCCCAGATCGCCGAAGTCTCGGTCACGCCACAGGGCGACCTTACGGTCCACAGCATCGACGTCGCCTTCGACTGCGGCCATGTCATCAACCCGGACGGCGTCCGCGCGCAGATGGAAGGCGGCATCCTCTTCGGCCTCAGCAATGCCCTGCATGAGGAAATCACGATCGAAAAGGGCCGCGTGGTCCAGGGCAATTTCGACGATTATCCTTTGCTGCGGATCAACGAGGCCTGCGAGGTCCGCGTGCATTTCGGCGGCAACAGCGGCGGTGACAAATGCGCGCCCTGCGGCGAAGCGCCGGTGCCGCCGGTGACGCCGGCGGTCTGCAATGCCATATTCCGAGCCACGGGGAAGCGCGTGCGCTCCTTCCCGCTCAGCAGGCACGACCTGCGTTGGTCCTGA
- a CDS encoding alpha/beta hydrolase — MKPISFKNRAIDMAGNLYVPDGFDAGKTYAALVLATPGSSVKEQIGAIYAEKMAAQGFVALTFDPSYQGESGGEPRDLEDPAARVEDIRCAVDYLVTQPFVDEERLGVLGICAGGGYAVNAALTEHRFKAVGTVVGGNIGRAFRQMSPREEMLKTLEAVGKQRTAEARGGPPRRDPWIPDSLDEAHAAGITDPDLLKAIAFYRESRYTHPNSTNRILFRSFGYLLGFDAFNLVPELLTQPLQVVVGGVRGNTGQYEHGQSLFDLAPTADKDFFVVEGAGHYDMYHIPDYVNQAVGRLAPFYGRHLGVKLR; from the coding sequence TTGAAACCCATCTCATTCAAGAATCGCGCGATCGACATGGCCGGAAATCTCTACGTTCCGGACGGTTTCGACGCGGGCAAGACCTATGCAGCCCTCGTCCTCGCTACGCCTGGCAGCAGCGTAAAGGAGCAGATCGGCGCGATCTACGCGGAGAAAATGGCGGCGCAGGGCTTTGTCGCGCTCACCTTCGACCCGTCCTACCAGGGCGAAAGCGGCGGCGAACCGCGCGACCTTGAAGACCCGGCGGCGCGTGTCGAAGATATACGGTGTGCAGTCGACTATCTCGTGACCCAGCCCTTCGTTGACGAAGAGCGCCTGGGCGTGCTCGGCATTTGTGCAGGTGGCGGCTACGCGGTTAATGCGGCGCTCACCGAACACCGTTTCAAGGCGGTGGGAACGGTCGTGGGCGGCAATATAGGGCGCGCCTTCCGCCAGATGTCGCCCAGGGAAGAGATGCTAAAGACGCTGGAGGCGGTCGGCAAGCAAAGGACGGCAGAGGCCCGCGGCGGCCCGCCCAGGCGCGATCCGTGGATTCCCGATAGTCTTGATGAAGCGCACGCCGCGGGCATTACCGACCCGGACCTGCTCAAGGCGATCGCATTCTACCGGGAATCCCGCTACACCCATCCCAACTCGACCAATCGGATCCTGTTCAGAAGCTTTGGCTATCTGCTGGGTTTCGATGCCTTCAACCTTGTGCCCGAACTGCTGACGCAGCCCCTTCAGGTCGTCGTCGGCGGCGTTCGTGGCAATACCGGCCAATATGAGCACGGGCAAAGTCTGTTCGATCTCGCGCCGACCGCAGACAAGGATTTCTTTGTCGTCGAAGGCGCGGGTCATTATGACATGTACCATATCCCCGACTATGTGAACCAGGCCGTCGGCCGGCTGGCACCCTTTTACGGCAGGCATCTTGGCGTAAAGCTGCGGTAG
- a CDS encoding zinc-binding dehydrogenase — translation MACDLGATHAIDAAEGDVTAAICALVPDGVEFALETSGREALVDAALASLGSHGMLGFVGVPPKPDNSIKINLAALITYGHRIIGIIEATATWTAPFPNWSPSTAQGGFRSTSSCEPIG, via the coding sequence ATGGCGTGCGATCTGGGCGCGACCCATGCGATCGATGCTGCGGAGGGCGACGTGACGGCCGCGATCTGCGCGCTCGTGCCGGACGGCGTGGAATTCGCGCTGGAAACCAGCGGGCGGGAGGCGCTGGTGGACGCCGCGCTGGCGTCGCTCGGCAGCCATGGCATGCTGGGCTTTGTCGGCGTGCCGCCAAAGCCGGACAACAGTATCAAGATCAACCTCGCCGCGCTGATCACCTATGGTCACCGGATCATCGGCATCATTGAGGCGACAGCGACCTGGACGGCTCCATTCCCGAACTGGTCGCCCTCCACCGCGCAGGGCGGTTTCCGTTCGACAAGCTCTTGCGAACCTATCGGCTGA
- a CDS encoding transposase gives MPNKKHKPEEIIGKLREVEIALAQGASTAEACRLYGESTRSQVAVCERRLLSETVVQRAGSV, from the coding sequence ATGCCGAACAAGAAGCACAAGCCGGAAGAGATTATCGGAAAGCTGCGTGAAGTTGAGATTGCGCTGGCGCAGGGAGCGAGCACGGCTGAAGCCTGCCGCCTATATGGCGAATCTACCCGCTCGCAGGTCGCGGTGTGCGAACGGCGGCTGTTGTCAGAGACCGTCGTTCAGCGCGCCGGCTCGGTATGA
- a CDS encoding HEPN domain-containing protein: MRTDTDHLPAAKQRELERIVEVIFEEFRDAIENATGPRKGARILKVVLFGSHARGDWVDAPLSANQYKSDYDILIIVSQKELTDRAAYWAKAEERLIRAYTIEKTLRTPVNFIVHSLHEVNDGLAHGRVFFMEVANDGIALYETDGSELATPKPKTPQQALDTAREYFEENCSGAASFFRGYADARRHGDWKKAAFDLHQAAERLYQGLLLTLTFYTPYNHNIAFLRSLAEGLDRRLYGIWPGATHGERAMFQKLKEAYTKARYSKHYRISEEELAWLGERVEELGRVVHQVCSERIAELEAAAGK, from the coding sequence ATGCGCACCGATACCGATCACCTTCCTGCGGCAAAGCAGCGCGAGCTTGAGCGCATCGTCGAGGTCATTTTCGAGGAGTTTCGCGACGCAATCGAGAATGCCACCGGCCCCCGGAAGGGCGCGCGCATCCTGAAGGTCGTCCTCTTTGGCAGCCATGCGCGGGGTGACTGGGTGGATGCGCCGCTGTCGGCAAACCAGTACAAGTCCGACTACGATATCCTCATCATTGTCAGCCAGAAGGAACTGACCGACCGGGCTGCTTACTGGGCCAAGGCGGAGGAGCGGCTGATCCGCGCCTACACAATCGAGAAGACGCTGCGCACGCCGGTCAATTTCATTGTCCATTCGCTGCACGAGGTGAATGACGGCCTCGCCCACGGCCGCGTCTTCTTCATGGAAGTCGCCAACGACGGGATCGCGCTTTACGAGACGGACGGCAGCGAACTGGCGACGCCCAAGCCGAAGACACCCCAGCAGGCGCTCGACACTGCAAGAGAGTATTTTGAAGAGAACTGCTCGGGTGCAGCTAGCTTCTTTCGTGGCTACGCCGACGCTCGTAGACATGGCGATTGGAAAAAGGCCGCCTTCGACCTTCATCAGGCGGCTGAACGTCTCTATCAGGGCCTATTGCTCACCCTGACTTTCTACACGCCATATAATCATAATATCGCCTTCCTGCGATCGCTGGCCGAAGGGCTAGACCGCCGCCTCTATGGCATCTGGCCTGGAGCCACGCACGGCGAACGCGCCATGTTCCAAAAGCTCAAGGAAGCCTACACCAAGGCCCGCTATTCCAAGCACTATCGGATCAGCGAAGAAGAATTGGCATGGCTTGGCGAACGCGTCGAGGAACTTGGCCGCGTCGTCCATCAGGTCTGCTCGGAACGGATCGCCGAACTGGAAGCCGCCGCCGGGAAATAG
- a CDS encoding sigma-70 family RNA polymerase sigma factor — translation MSVEKAMTPSRSTAAFEALYRTEYARVLRFFRKRVGGDDAPDLAQEVFVKLFAAGVVEQIENPPAYLTRCARNLLISHARRRASAHIVTCPIDEGRDAPAPPEQTWGIEEGDIRRVYRRTLLAMPRKTRRIFLMHRLKCMTYAEISEQVGIGYAGVEYHMTRALARCRMTASVHRL, via the coding sequence ATGTCGGTAGAGAAGGCAATGACCCCCTCCCGTTCTACGGCAGCCTTCGAGGCGCTTTACCGGACAGAATATGCGCGGGTTCTGCGTTTCTTCCGAAAGAGGGTGGGCGGAGACGATGCTCCTGACCTCGCGCAGGAGGTTTTCGTGAAGCTGTTCGCTGCGGGAGTTGTCGAACAAATCGAGAATCCGCCAGCCTATCTCACCCGATGCGCGCGCAACCTTCTTATCAGCCACGCGCGTCGCAGGGCGTCGGCACACATCGTCACCTGTCCGATCGACGAGGGTCGGGATGCACCGGCGCCTCCCGAGCAAACATGGGGAATTGAGGAGGGAGACATCCGAAGGGTTTATCGGCGGACACTGCTGGCCATGCCGCGCAAGACCCGCCGCATCTTCCTGATGCACCGGCTGAAATGCATGACCTATGCGGAGATCTCCGAGCAGGTCGGCATCGGCTACGCTGGCGTCGAATATCATATGACGCGTGCCCTGGCACGGTGCCGCATGACGGCTTCTGTGCATCGATTGTAG
- a CDS encoding ArdC family protein: MTQNTGKQDPHSRITDRILAELEQGTRPWLKPWSGGDMAKSGQTRPLRATGESYRGINVLLLWIEAQASGFVSPSWMTYKQAQALGAQVRKGEHGTTVVYYGDSTKTLHDDSTGEDREQGFRFLKTYTVFNVAQIEGLPERFHIVPESVPEVERIEAAEAFFASIPATVNHGGDRAYYIPSADRIQLPPFAAFHDAHGYYSTRGHETVHWTRHESRLDRNFGRERWGDEGYAREELVALSGQSAPCLTHT, from the coding sequence ATGACCCAGAACACCGGCAAACAAGACCCGCACAGCCGTATCACCGACCGCATTTTGGCTGAACTTGAGCAAGGCACCCGTCCCTGGCTGAAACCGTGGAGCGGCGGTGACATGGCCAAGTCCGGGCAGACTCGACCCTTGCGCGCTACCGGCGAGTCCTATCGCGGGATCAACGTTCTTCTTTTGTGGATAGAGGCGCAGGCATCGGGTTTCGTCAGCCCGTCATGGATGACCTACAAGCAGGCGCAAGCCTTGGGCGCGCAAGTGCGCAAGGGGGAGCATGGCACAACCGTGGTCTATTATGGCGACAGCACAAAGACCCTACATGACGATTCCACGGGCGAGGATCGGGAACAGGGCTTCCGTTTCCTGAAGACCTATACCGTGTTCAACGTGGCGCAGATCGAGGGCTTGCCCGAACGATTCCATATCGTGCCTGAATCTGTGCCGGAGGTGGAGCGCATCGAAGCCGCCGAGGCATTCTTTGCCAGCATTCCGGCGACCGTGAACCATGGCGGCGACAGGGCTTACTACATCCCGTCGGCCGACCGCATCCAGCTACCGCCCTTCGCAGCTTTCCATGATGCCCACGGATATTATTCCACTAGGGGCCATGAGACCGTGCACTGGACTCGGCACGAGAGCCGCCTTGATCGCAACTTTGGCCGGGAGAGATGGGGCGATGAAGGGTACGCACGGGAGGAATTAGTAGCATTATCTGGACAGTCTGCACCGTGCCTCACGCACACTTGA
- a CDS encoding tyrosine-type recombinase/integrase gives MDTSGASIVIQERRTADGLDSYIPVILRDGAIYDLHLERYFLDLPLNGSRSRHSLRAHGYDVLVWVRFLASARGKSVWQADANDVGAYHRARRRSDAEFRISASTWNRAIASLDKLYRWAEREGLIERTPFTHRQVWRRSHDGRRAAVTGRNDAYERAARRSDVRFIDLTDYRAFREVGLRGLTVEGTERPGARDRNGARNALFADLLVTTGLRLEEASHLLAAEIPVCDARSERQRRVELPAALTKGDRGRSMLLPRRLLPVFDAYIAVERAAAVAKFAQRRGWEAIDRPIFIHSPSFGQRALPLVGGGTMDMEVVTPDERARLVICADDGTPREAAVLWLTEVGHPVLPNSWEAIFARASRRCTDAGIPVRLSPHQLRHSFAVHMLAMLIQRRLADAAAPVGAMEGYRQLVGDPLQQVQRLLGHSSLATTSIYLDHLATRADTVDAAVEELLALVPGYLRS, from the coding sequence GTGGATACTTCAGGTGCGTCGATCGTCATTCAGGAGCGCCGGACGGCGGATGGCCTGGACTCCTACATCCCGGTAATCCTGCGTGATGGTGCGATCTATGATCTCCACCTTGAGCGCTACTTCCTCGATTTGCCGCTGAACGGTTCGCGTTCGCGACACTCGTTGCGCGCCCATGGCTATGATGTTCTGGTCTGGGTTCGCTTTCTCGCTTCGGCCCGTGGCAAGTCTGTTTGGCAAGCCGATGCCAATGATGTCGGTGCCTATCATCGTGCCCGGCGGCGCAGCGATGCTGAGTTCCGGATTTCGGCATCGACGTGGAACCGGGCGATTGCCTCGCTCGACAAGCTTTATCGATGGGCCGAACGGGAGGGTCTGATCGAGCGTACACCTTTTACGCATCGTCAGGTCTGGCGACGATCGCACGATGGGCGCCGGGCGGCAGTCACGGGCCGCAATGACGCCTATGAGCGCGCAGCCCGTCGTTCCGACGTCCGTTTCATCGATCTCACCGATTACCGCGCCTTCCGGGAAGTTGGTTTGCGCGGCCTGACCGTTGAAGGGACCGAGCGTCCTGGAGCGCGTGACCGCAATGGCGCGCGCAACGCGCTGTTCGCCGATCTGCTGGTCACCACCGGCCTGCGCCTGGAAGAGGCATCCCACTTGCTCGCAGCTGAGATTCCGGTTTGCGACGCCCGCTCGGAACGTCAGCGGCGGGTCGAGCTTCCGGCGGCACTTACCAAGGGTGACAGGGGGCGAAGCATGCTGCTACCGCGCCGTTTGTTGCCGGTGTTTGACGCCTACATCGCCGTTGAGCGAGCGGCGGCCGTCGCCAAGTTCGCACAGCGCCGTGGCTGGGAAGCCATCGACCGCCCGATCTTCATCCACAGCCCCTCATTCGGGCAGCGCGCATTGCCTCTCGTTGGCGGTGGCACGATGGACATGGAGGTCGTCACACCGGATGAACGCGCAAGGCTTGTTATTTGCGCTGACGATGGAACGCCGCGCGAAGCCGCGGTCCTCTGGCTGACCGAGGTGGGCCATCCTGTGTTGCCCAACTCGTGGGAAGCGATCTTCGCACGGGCAAGCCGCCGTTGCACGGACGCAGGCATCCCGGTCCGGCTTAGCCCCCATCAACTCCGGCATTCCTTTGCAGTCCACATGCTGGCCATGCTGATCCAGCGCCGCCTCGCCGACGCAGCGGCACCAGTGGGCGCCATGGAAGGTTATCGCCAGCTGGTCGGCGATCCGCTTCAACAGGTCCAGCGATTGCTTGGCCATTCGAGCCTCGCGACGACCTCTATTTATCTGGATCACCTCGCCACGCGTGCCGATACCGTCGATGCGGCAGTCGAAGAGCTGTTGGCACTCGTACCAGGCTATCTTCGATCATGA
- a CDS encoding site-specific integrase, translating into MTVVQLLAESDDERDALPVLMSAPLRPGCDRAHISRYGDPVWDLAPGVFRDNARRCHVTVHFGGIEDPSIADALRQILHARLNVDLPGHRSRLEPAGVRGEANRTLRFFDFVKAQLGRFDLGRVDQALVDRYAGSLRLAGLRPVVAAALLRIVFDLHELQHHLPTAHLSFEPWPGRSPFSVAGAKHIAGENRTPRIPESIMTPLLSWSLRYVTCHAGDILAARAELDRLEATRNRLIAAGEGLDPAVRRLRQRERLLDYVASLRQHGRGIPIWTTAHNGATRTDPQTGAVTPPINYHLIHLHAGINAQAEPAMHLGLATGAPDLIAAAIAELGTEIGGMDTPISADPDTGLPWRTRFDAKVLPLEEVMLQSAAYIVCAFLSGMRDSEIQAMRQGCLSITKAEDGTILRHRIKSTAYKGKRGGGEETEWVTIAPVAEAIDVLERLSARAGQARGTTTLWPVLTLRANTKTHVSAEIVRQLNRFRDHLNDQFGSAQAPVIPAGPDGRPWRLTTRQFRRTIAWHIANRPFGTIAGMIQYKHASVAAFEGYAGSSRSGFRGEIEAQRALGQIDDILVYFDERQSGARLGGPAANRVGVVLDTAAHELAPLPAMIADRPRLRTMLGSLARTLHVGPLADCFFDPATALCLNRSSEPGASGPMISMCEPVRCPNACIAERHRPAWQRGADEARLLLREKRLPEPQRVTLQAEVARIQRVLEQIAPGTATPHNGMAGEEEEAGLRVTD; encoded by the coding sequence ATGACCGTTGTCCAGCTTCTGGCGGAGAGCGACGATGAGCGCGATGCCCTCCCTGTGCTTATGTCCGCGCCTTTGCGCCCCGGCTGCGATCGCGCGCATATTTCACGATACGGCGATCCGGTGTGGGATCTGGCTCCCGGCGTATTTCGCGACAACGCGCGGCGCTGCCATGTCACGGTACATTTCGGCGGTATTGAAGACCCATCTATTGCTGATGCCCTGCGCCAGATTCTCCATGCGCGGCTCAATGTCGATCTCCCCGGTCACCGTTCGCGGCTTGAGCCGGCCGGGGTGCGCGGCGAGGCCAACCGGACCTTGCGCTTTTTCGACTTCGTGAAGGCTCAGCTGGGGCGTTTCGATCTCGGCCGGGTCGATCAGGCTCTGGTCGATCGCTACGCCGGATCTTTGCGCCTTGCCGGGCTGCGCCCAGTTGTAGCGGCAGCGCTGCTGCGGATCGTCTTTGACCTGCACGAGTTGCAGCATCATCTGCCGACTGCGCACCTGTCCTTCGAACCGTGGCCGGGACGAAGTCCGTTTTCCGTGGCGGGCGCAAAGCATATTGCAGGGGAGAACCGGACGCCGCGCATTCCCGAATCGATCATGACGCCGCTGCTCTCCTGGTCGTTGCGCTACGTGACCTGCCACGCAGGCGATATCCTTGCCGCACGGGCGGAACTCGATCGCCTTGAAGCAACGCGCAACCGTCTGATTGCCGCTGGGGAAGGTCTGGATCCCGCTGTTCGTCGGTTACGGCAACGCGAACGCCTTCTCGACTATGTTGCATCCTTGCGGCAGCATGGGCGCGGCATTCCGATCTGGACCACGGCACATAACGGCGCAACGCGAACAGACCCGCAAACCGGCGCCGTCACGCCGCCGATCAACTACCACCTGATCCACCTCCATGCCGGTATCAACGCGCAGGCCGAACCTGCCATGCACCTTGGCCTCGCCACCGGTGCACCAGACCTCATCGCCGCTGCCATCGCAGAACTCGGCACCGAGATCGGCGGCATGGATACGCCCATTTCTGCCGATCCCGATACTGGCCTGCCTTGGCGCACCCGCTTCGATGCCAAGGTTTTGCCCCTCGAGGAAGTCATGCTGCAGTCCGCAGCCTATATCGTATGTGCCTTTCTCTCAGGCATGCGGGACAGCGAGATCCAAGCCATGAGGCAGGGATGCCTGTCTATTACCAAAGCCGAAGACGGTACGATCTTGCGGCATCGTATCAAGTCCACTGCTTACAAGGGCAAGCGCGGCGGCGGCGAGGAGACCGAGTGGGTTACCATCGCGCCAGTCGCTGAAGCCATCGATGTCCTCGAACGCCTTTCCGCGCGTGCAGGGCAAGCGCGCGGAACAACGACCCTGTGGCCAGTCCTCACGCTCCGGGCCAATACCAAGACGCACGTCTCTGCAGAGATAGTCCGGCAACTCAACCGGTTCCGCGATCACCTCAATGACCAATTCGGATCCGCGCAGGCACCCGTCATTCCTGCCGGACCCGACGGCCGACCATGGCGTCTGACAACGCGTCAGTTTCGCCGCACAATCGCCTGGCACATCGCCAACCGGCCCTTCGGAACAATTGCCGGCATGATCCAGTACAAGCATGCCAGCGTTGCGGCTTTCGAAGGCTATGCTGGCAGCAGCCGGTCCGGATTTCGGGGAGAGATCGAAGCCCAGCGTGCGCTCGGGCAGATCGACGATATCCTTGTCTACTTCGACGAGCGGCAAAGTGGCGCACGCCTTGGCGGACCTGCCGCGAACAGGGTCGGAGTTGTGCTTGATACTGCCGCCCACGAGTTGGCGCCGCTACCTGCCATGATTGCCGACCGTCCACGTCTGCGCACCATGCTGGGCAGTCTCGCGCGGACATTGCATGTCGGCCCGCTGGCCGATTGCTTCTTTGATCCGGCAACTGCCCTGTGCCTGAACCGGAGTTCGGAGCCAGGCGCAAGCGGGCCAATGATCTCCATGTGCGAACCGGTCCGCTGCCCCAATGCCTGCATCGCCGAACGGCATCGCCCGGCATGGCAGCGCGGTGCTGATGAGGCACGGTTGTTGTTGCGCGAGAAGCGGCTTCCAGAGCCGCAGCGGGTGACGCTTCAGGCCGAGGTGGCCAGAATCCAGCGTGTTCTTGAACAGATCGCACCGGGTACCGCCACACCGCATAACGGTATGGCGGGAGAGGAAGAGGAGGCGGGTTTGCGGGTGACGGATTGA
- a CDS encoding ArdC family protein, producing the protein MSRSYPATPRADVYSRITTEIVCAIEAGAGDWRMPWHHDGAATTRPQNVTSRRRYRGVNVLALWIAAEAAAYSSGLWGTYRQWASLGAQVRKGERGTTVVFWKQAASRTDDDHDDGEAGPGRMFARAFTVFNLAQVEGYEPSPVAVLPEGERFGHAEAFVAALKIPVTEGAYDAHYRIDLDHIFMPTFASFRDASAQMGTLLHEAAHATGAKHRLDRNFAERFKRDSLAIEEICAELTASFVLADLGIAHHPRADHAAYVASWLRALKDDPRAIFTAASKAQAAADWMHAQQPQPEEMAA; encoded by the coding sequence ATGTCCCGATCCTACCCTGCTACGCCGCGAGCCGACGTCTATTCGCGCATTACTACCGAGATTGTATGTGCCATCGAAGCCGGTGCCGGCGATTGGCGTATGCCCTGGCACCATGATGGCGCTGCCACCACCAGGCCGCAGAACGTCACCTCCCGCCGCCGCTATCGCGGCGTCAACGTGCTCGCGCTCTGGATCGCAGCCGAAGCGGCTGCCTATTCCAGCGGTCTTTGGGGGACCTATCGCCAGTGGGCATCGCTTGGCGCACAGGTCCGCAAAGGTGAACGCGGAACGACGGTTGTGTTCTGGAAACAGGCCGCATCGCGCACCGATGATGATCATGACGATGGCGAAGCCGGACCCGGCCGCATGTTCGCGCGGGCCTTCACCGTGTTCAACCTCGCCCAGGTCGAGGGCTATGAACCCTCACCTGTCGCAGTTCTACCCGAGGGCGAGCGGTTCGGGCACGCCGAAGCTTTCGTCGCGGCCCTCAAGATCCCGGTCACCGAGGGCGCCTACGATGCGCACTACCGGATCGACCTCGATCACATCTTCATGCCGACCTTTGCCTCGTTTCGGGATGCATCAGCACAGATGGGCACGCTTTTGCATGAGGCGGCCCACGCCACAGGGGCAAAGCACCGGCTCGACCGCAACTTTGCCGAACGTTTCAAGCGCGACAGCTTGGCGATCGAGGAAATTTGCGCTGAACTGACCGCATCGTTCGTGCTCGCCGACCTCGGGATCGCTCACCATCCGCGGGCCGATCATGCCGCCTACGTAGCATCGTGGTTGCGCGCACTCAAAGACGACCCTCGTGCCATCTTCACCGCCGCCAGCAAGGCGCAGGCGGCCGCCGACTGGATGCACGCCCAGCAGCCCCAGCCTGAGGAGATGGCCGCATGA
- a CDS encoding zincin-like metallopeptidase domain-containing protein, which yields MIRAPKICGGSHIRAGLSGYIAELGAAFLAADLGLCIEPRPDHASYIASWIKVLQNDTRAIVLAAAHAERAVAYLHQLAATEAIEKAA from the coding sequence ATGATCCGCGCCCCGAAAATTTGCGGTGGAAGTCACATTAGGGCTGGACTGTCAGGATATATCGCGGAACTAGGCGCTGCCTTCCTGGCCGCCGATCTGGGGCTTTGTATTGAGCCGCGCCCTGATCATGCCAGCTATATCGCAAGCTGGATCAAGGTGCTGCAAAACGACACCCGCGCCATTGTCCTAGCCGCCGCCCATGCCGAACGCGCCGTTGCTTATCTGCACCAACTGGCGGCCACAGAAGCGATCGAGAAAGCAGCGTAG